A DNA window from Aspergillus nidulans FGSC A4 chromosome I contains the following coding sequences:
- a CDS encoding oxidoreductase (transcript_id=CADANIAT00007292) — protein sequence MKPRIRLRGFLLQDAFSARSLARTQRRHATGSSSSPQPPRASPASRRWLRLTLVTVTAAGIGAYIKWMQDMKTASTTLNPGRFTSYQLVSREPVSSTGSLFTIKPPKSDGSNLKVYEDAWNTGVWSVMFKQPQLQIGRDYTPLPPTSANEDDECLRFFIRKDPFGEVSRYLHSLKIGARIEVRGPRIECEIPPDTDRILFIAGGTGIAPALQAGHTLLRRTDHIRKPTIHILWANRQRQDCAGGYNETTDTTAETRMSWLYGLFGSSKSVTRPAPAEVADTVEPSLIVREIEALKAQYPEQVTVQYFVDEESSFIGKKTILECTKTAVPSSPDKSKRNLIFVSGPEGFISYMAGPKLWAQGMELQGPLQGIIKELDLQDWAVWKL from the coding sequence ATGAAGCCCAGAATTCGATTACGgggcttcctccttcaaGATGCGTTTTCAGCGCGGTCGTTAGCTCGGACACAGCGACGACATGCCACTggttcctcgtcctctcctcaacctccccGGGCGTCCCCGGCTTCCCGTCGGTGGCTGCGGCTGACATTGGTAACCGTCACAGCTGCGGGAATTGGTGCATACATAAAATGGATGCAGGACATGAAAACAGCCTCTACGACCTTGAACCCAGGTCGATTCACGTCATACCAATTAGTATCTCGCGAACCTGTCTCATCCACCGGCAGCTTGTTTACGATCAAGCCTCCAAAATCAGATGGAAGCAATCTCAAAGTATATGAAGATGCATGGAATACTGGGGTATGGAGTGTTATGTTCAAGCAACCACAGTTGCAAATCGGCCGTGACTATACTCCTCTGCCGCCAACGTCAGCTAATGAGGACGATGAGTGCCTGCGATTCTTCATTCGCAAAGACCCCTTTGGAGAAGTTTCCCGGTACCTGCACAGCCTGAAGATAGGTGCACGCATTGAAGTACGTGGACCTCGAATCGAGTGCGAGATTCCTCCAGATACAGACAGGATTCTCTTTATTGCTGGTGGGACTGGAATTGCGCCTGCTCTGCAGGCGGGACATACCCTCCTTCGACGTACGGACCATATCAGAAAACCCACAATACACATTCTTTGGGCAAATCGGCAGCGGCAAGATTGCGCTGGTGGGTACAATGAGACTACGGACACAACTGCTGAAACACGAATGTCATGGCTTTACGGGCTCTTTGGATCTTCAAAATCAGTTACCAGGCCGGCTCCTGCTGAGGTAGCGGATACTGTGGAGCCGTCTCTTATTGTTCGAGAGATAGAGGCTCTCAAAGCGCAGTATCCTGAGCAAGTTACCGTGCAGTATttcgttgatgaggaaagCAGTTTCATTGGGAAGAAGACCATATTGGAATGCACCAAAACCGCCGTGCCGTCCTCCCCCGACAAGAGCAAACGCAATTTGATCTTTGTTTCGGGACCGGAGGGCTTCATCAGCTACATGGCTGGACCCAAGCTCTGGGCGCAAGGCATGGAGCTGCAGGGTCCTCTACAAGGCATCATAAAGGAGCTTGATCTTCAGGATTGGGCCGTTTGGAAGCTTTGA
- a CDS encoding amidase (transcript_id=CADANIAT00007290), with product MGSLQPWEQTVAKKRALRDQALNPYFVSDIDNRPPRVRSVSNRSCLEHDPLVQEITNIDNIPALVEQLRKGRFTAEQVTFAYIRRATVAHQLTNCITEVIFNDALAQARELDKVFKATGKLIGPLHGVPVTVKDQFNVKGYDSTIGYVGRSFSPASEDAVLVQMLKKMGAIILAKTNLPQSIMWAETENPLWGLTINPRDPALTPGGSTGGEAALLALHGSILGFGTDIGGSIRIPQSILGLYGFKPSSGRLPYRGVPVSTEGQEHVPSSVGPMARDINSIYYITRLLTSSRPWDLDPRCANLPWNESVFRGIQSRPLVIGLILDDGVVKIHPPIERAMRELAAKLEANGHELVTWNTSDHLKCISLMDRYYTVDGGEDVRRDVAVAGEPFIPHVEALVNRGKPISVYEYWQMNTERNNLQKKYLDGWNAARSPSGKPVDVLLSPTMPHVAVPHRSVRWVGYTKIWNLLDYPAITFPVDRVRADKDVLPPDYRPRNDLDAWNWSLYDAEAMEGQPVNLQVIGKRLEEESLLGAATVIERIWRS from the exons ATGGGCAGCCTTCAACCATGGGAGCAGACAGTCGCAAAGAAACGTGCTCTGCGCGACCAGGCACTCAATCCGTATTTTGTCTCTGACATTGACAACCGGCCGCCTCGGGTCCGCTCTGTTTCGAATCGCTCTTGTCTTGAACATGACCCGCTGGTGCAGGAGATAACAAACATTGACAATATTCCGGCCCTGGTAGAGCAGCTCCGGAAAGGCCGCTTTACTGCTGAGCAAGTCACTTTCGCGTATATCAGAAG GGCTACTGTAGCTCACCAGCTT ACAAATTGCATTACGGAGGTCATATTCAATGATGCCTTGGCCCAAGCTCGAGAACTGGACAAGGTGTTCAAAGCAACAGGAAAGCTCATAGGACCCCTGCACGGTGTACCAGTTACAGTCAAGGATCAGTTCAACGTCAAGGGCTATGACTCGACTATCGGCTACGTTGGCCGGTCATTCTCTCCCGCGTCTGAGGATGCAGTTTTGGTTCAGATGCTCAAGAAAATGGGGGCCATTATCCTGGCCAAAACGAACCTACCGCAAAGCATCATG TGGGCGGAAACAGAGAATCCACTATGGGGTTTGACAATCAATCCTCGTGACCCTGCGCTCACACCTGGCGGCTCTACTGGCGGCGAGGCTGCGCTGCTTGCATTGCATGGTTCTATCTTGGGGTTTGGTACAGACATCGGCGGTAGTATTCGAATCCCGCAAAGCATTCTGGGATTGTATGGATTCAAACCTAGC AGTGGCAGGCTGCCCTATCGCGGCGTCCCCGTCTCCACGGAGGGCCAAGAGCACGTTCCCTCATCCGTTGGGCCAATGGCCCGCGATATCAACTCaatatactatataactCGGCTTCTAACCAGTTCTCGCCCCTGGGATCTAGATCCAAGATGCGCAAACCTGCCGTGGAATGAAAGCGTCTTCCGGGGCATACAGTCCCGGCCACTGGTAATAGGTTTGATTCTGGACGATGGGGTGGTAAAGATACATCCTCCCATCGAACGTGCGATGCGAGAACTTGCAGCCAAGCTCGAAGCAAACGGCCATGAACTTGTCACCTGGAATACATCGGACCACCTCAAATGCATAAGTCTGATGGATCGATACTATAccgttgatggaggagaggatGTGCGTCGCGATGTCGCTGTCGCCGGAGAGCCGTTCATTCCCCACGTCGAAGCATTGGTGAATCGCGGAAAGCCCATTTCAGTCTACGAGTACTGGCAGATGAATACGGAGAGGAATAATCTGCAGAAGAAATACCTGGACGGTTGGAATGCAGCTCGCTCACCATCTGGGAAACCTGTTGATGTCCTACTTAGCCCGACGATGCCACATGTTGCCGTGCCTCACCGGAGCGTGCGCTGGGTTGGGTATACCAAGATCTGGAATCTCCTTGATTACCCGGCCATCACTTTCCCTGTGGACAGAGTTAGGGCAGATAAGGATGTCCTTCCGCCAGACTATCGGCCGAGAAATGACCTTGATGCATGGAATTGGAGTCTTTATGACGCCGAGGCTATGGAGGGTCAACCCGTTAACCTGCAGGTAATTGGGAAACGGCtagaggaagagagcttaCTGGGGGCTGCTACAGTGATTGAGCGGATTTGGCGGAGTTAG
- a CDS encoding tRNA modification GTPase (transcript_id=CADANIAT00007294), with protein MRASPFWHLRRVATPVRLPRNQPWAKAHPLCHALNTSVSSTPQHRCFAATVPSRLLYKGDSTIYALSTAPGRAAIAVVRVSGPACVSIYQALCPKAPLPRPRVAAVRTIYDPASDEPCGQADILDAGALVLYMPGPKTATGEDVLEFHLHGGPAIVKSVLSAISKTSGKEHSVRYAEPGEFTRRAFMNDRLELPQIEALGDTLAADTEQQRRLAVRGASDALSKRYEKWRQQLLYARGELEALIDFSEDQYFDESSDDLVLSVSTQVRALSRQIALHIQNASKGELMRSGIKVALLGAPNAGKSSLLNRIVGREAAIVSTEEGTTRDIVDVGIDLGGWYCKLGDMAGIRSEPSSNSPGGASLVIGSVEKEGIRRARARAMASDVVVVVISVEEGSDEGAPFRLAMEPDVVDAANECVRAGKQIIVAINKCDRLPPLDQSEASQVPHEIAQKVNQIFPEVPKKRVFGISCLESSDGLEQPMTNSWPSFLQGLISTFEEMATPAGVDGDANGQYDRSYWEDSLGVSHRQSSNLQLCLQSLEEFLAQANPSSSRDTPDGPYSGSPGPDSVESEVDIVVAAEHLRYAADALASITGKGESGDVEDVLGVVFEKFCVGK; from the exons ATGCGGGCATCTCCGTTCTGGCACTTGCGAAGGGTTGCTACTCCCGTTCGCTTGCCACGGAACCAACCCTGGGCTAAAGCGCATCCATTGTGCCATGCCCTGAATACCAGTGTTTCATCGACACCGCAACATCGATGCTTCGCAGCGACAGTACCCTCTCGATTACTTTACAAGGGTGATTCCACTATTTACGCGCTATCAACGGCTCCTGGTCGCGCTGCCATTGCCGTTGTCCGGGTTTCGGGGCCGGCCTGTGTCTCG ATCTACCAAGCGTTATGTCCCAAAGCACCACTTCCGCGTCCTCGGGTAGCAGCCGTTCGCACCATCTACGACCCGGCCTCAGACGAACCTTGTGGCCAAGCAGATATTCTAGATGCTGGAGCCCTAGTACTATATATGCCTGGCCCTAAGACAGCTACTGGGGAGGATGTACTGGAGTTTCATCTTCATGGAGGACCGGCAATCGTAAAATCAGTCCTGTCGGCCATATCGAAAACTAGCGGAAAGGAGCATTCGGTTCGTTACGCAGAGCCAGGAGAGTTCACCCGGCGGGCATTTATGAACGACAGGCTTGAACTCCCGCAAATCGAAGCACTGGGTGACACTCTGGCGGCAGATACGGAACAGCAGCGGCGCCTGGCTGTACGTGGCGCAAGTGACGCGTTATCAAAACGATACGAAAAATGGCGTCAACAATTACTTTACGCACGCGGGGAGCTCGAAGCATTGATTGATTTCTCCGAGGACCAGTATTTTGATGAGTCATCGGACGATTTGGTTCTATCTGTCTCGACGCAGGTGCGGGCTCTCAGCCGGCAGATCGCACTGCACATTCAGAATGCATCAAAGGGCGAGCTGATGCGTAGTGGGATAAAGGTTGCTCTGCTGGGAGCGCCAAATGCGGGTAAGAGCTCGCTCTTGAACCGGATTGTTGGTCGAGAGGCTGCTATCGTAAGTACAGAGGAAGGTACCACCAGGGATATTGTAGATGTGGGAATAGACCTGGGCGGTTGGTATTGCAAGTTGGGTGACATGGCGGGTATTCGATCGGAGCCTAGCTCTAACTCTCCCGGCGGTGCCTCTCTGGTAATTGGCAGtgtcgagaaggaggggatTCGGCGGGCTCGCGCGCGAGCTATGGCCTCCGACGTTGTTGTTGTGGTGATctcggtggaggaaggatCGGATGAAGGGGCACCATTCCGACTTGCCATGGAGCCGGACGTTGTAGATGCAGCCAACGAGTGCGTGCGTGCCGGCAAGCAAATAATTGTGGCCATCAATAAATGCGACCGGTTGCCACCACTGGATCAGAGCGAGGCCAGTCAAGTGCCACACGAAATAGCCCAGAAAGTGAACCAGATATTCCCAGAAGTACCGAAGAAGCGCGTCTTCGGCATCTCATGTCTTGAATCTTCGGATGGACTCGAACAGCCGATGACGAACTCCTGGCCGTCCTTCCTGCAGGGCCTAATCTCCACATTCGAGGAAATGGCCACCCCAGCCGGAGTAGACGGAGACGCCAACGGGCAGTACGATCGATCGTACTGGGAAGACTCACTCGGGGTTAGTCATCGTCAAAGCTCTAACCTGCAGCTGTGCCTTCAGAGCTTAGAAGAATTCCTAGCTCAAGCAaatccctcctcatctcgcGATACCCCTGATGGCCCATATTCAGGGTCTCCGGGACCGGACTCGGTTGAATCGGAGGTGGATATTGTAGTGGCCGCTGAGCACTTGCGTTATGCTGCAGATGCTCTTGCCTCAATTACGGGCAAGGGTGAAAGCGGCGATGTCGAAGACGTGTTGGGCGTGGTTTTCGAGAAGTTCTGTGTTGGGAAGTAG
- the lysF gene encoding homoaconitase LysF (transcript_id=CADANIAT00007293), whose translation MQSRLVSQSGLGRRWAVLRCALSKTYQRRTLTSTRRQFQDVFQSQLEDPTSAALFSALNSSKAVPQTLTEKIVQKYSVGLPQGKFVKSGDYVTIQPHRCMTHDNSWPCALKFMSIGASRLHNPDQIVMTLDHDVQNKSDKNLKKYRQIEEFATQHGVEFYPAGRGIGHQIMIEEGFAWPGTLAVASDSHSNMYGGVGCLGTPIVRTDAASVWATGKTWWQIPPVAKVTFKGVLPPGVTGKDVIVALCGLFNKDDVLNHAIEFTGSEETMRSLSVDTRLTIANMTTEWGALSGLFPIDSVLKGWLRGKATTAAMGLADGPFKTRAAERFTHPLLEQLFENPLTADKGAKYAKELFLDLSSLSPYVSGPNSVKVATPLKELEAQNIKVDKAYLVSCTNSRASDIAAAAKVFKEAAEKNGGKIPKIADGVKFYIAAASIPEQLAAEGNGDWQTLLEAGATQLPAGCGPCIGMGQGLLEPGEVGISASNRNFKGRMGSTEAKAYLGSPEVVAASALSGKLSGPGWYQTPEGWTEVIRGEGDGIREEDRMLTNEEALEKIIGQLDDLVADGEKRFASETPAVEESEQGLTEIYPGFPERVSGELVFCDADNVNTDGIYPGKYTYQDDVPPETMARVCMENYDPEFSTTAKEGDILVSGFNFGCGSSREQAATAILAKKIPLVVSGSFGNIFSRNSINNALMGLEVPRLVNRLRETFGSGDKVLTRRTGWTLTWDVRKSQIEVQEGPGGPKWTHKVGELPPNVQEIIAKGGLEKWVKNAIGA comes from the exons ATGCAGTCGCGTTTAGTGTCGCAAAGCGGCCTCGGTCGCCGCTGGGCAGTGCTGCGATGCGCGCTGTCAAAGACCTACCAACGACGAACACTCACTTCCACCAGACGCCAATTCCAAGACGTTTTTCAGTCGCAACTTGAAGATCCTACCTCAGCTGCGCTATTTTCTGCTTTGAACTCTTCAAAAGCCGTACCCCAAACGCTTACCGAAAAGATCGTACAGAAGTACTCTGTGGGATTGCCACAGGGCAAGTTCGTCAAGTCTGGCGACTATGTTACTATCCAACCCCACCGTTGCATGA CACATGACAACAGTTGGCCATGCGCATTGAAGTTTATGTCCATTGGTGCTTCTCGTTTGCATAACCCGGATCAGATTGTGATGACTCTCGACCATGATGTGCAGAATAAGTCTGACAAGAACTTGAAAAAATATCGGCAAATCGAGGAATTCGCCACTCAGCACGGCGTGGAATTTTACCCCGCTGGTAGAGGTATTGGCCATCAGATCATGATCGAAGAGGGATTTGCCTGGCCTGGTACTCTTGCTGTCGCGAGTGACTCGCACAGTAACATGTACGGTGGTGTTGGGTGTCTGGGCACTCCAATCGTGAGAACTGACGCGGCTAGTGTTTGGGCGACTGGTAAAACCTGGTGGCAGATTCCCCCTGTGGCGAAGGTGACGTTCAAGGGCGTCTTACCACCAGGTGTGACCGGTAAAGATGTTATTGTCGCCCTTTGTGGTCTGTTCAACAAGGACGATGTTTTGAATCATGCGATTGAATTCACTGGATCTGAGGAGACAATGCGAAGCCTCTCAGTGGATACTCGGTTGACCATCGCCAACATGACAACTGAGTGGGGGGCTTTGTCTGGACTCTTCCCCATTGACAGCGTGCTGAAGGGGTGGCTGAGGGGCAAGGCCACGACGGCAGCCATGGGGCTTGCGGACGGCCCTTTCAAGACCCGGGCTGCTGAGCGATTCACGCACCCGCTCCTAGAGCAGCTGTTCGAGAATCCGTTGACTGCTGATAAAGGCGCCAAATATGCCAAGGAGCTGTTCCTGGACCTTTCAAGCCTTTCTCCTTACGTCTCTGGACCCAACTCAGTCAAGGTGGCTACTCCTCTTAAAGAGCTTGAGGCCCAGAACATCAAAGTGGACAAAGCATACCTTGTCTCCTGCACAAACTCTCGAGCCTCAGATATTGCTGCCGCTGCGAAGGTTTTCAAGGAGGCTGCCGAAAAGAACGGCGGCAAGATCCCCAAAATCGCCGACGGCGTCAAGTTTTACATCGCGGCTGCGTCAATTCCGGAGCAGTTAGCAGCCGAGGGAAATGGTGATTGGCAGACGTTacttgaagctggagcaaCGCAGCTGCCCGCTGGGTGTGGACCCTGCATCGGTATGGGCCAGGGTCTGCTGGAACCTGGCGAAGTCGGTATTAGTGCTTCGAACCGTAACTTCAAGGGTCGCATGGGTAGTACTGAGGCGAAGGCGTATCTGGGAAGCCCGGAGGTCGTCGCTGCCAGCGCGCTGAGCGGAAAGCTCAGTGGGCCCGGCTGGTACCAAACCCCTGAAGGCTGGACAGAAGTGATTCGCGGTGAAGGAGACGGCATCCGCGAAGAGGATCGAATGCTGACGAAcgaagaagctctggagaagataaTTGGTCAGCTGGATGACCTTGTGGCCGATGGTGAGAAGCGTTTTGCTTCGGAGACCCCAGCAGTTGAGGAATCCGAGCAAGGCCTGACAGAGATCTACCCCGGATTTCCCGAACGCGTCTCTGGAGAACTTGTCTTCTGCGACGCCGATAATGTCAACACAGATGGGATCTACCCTGGAAAGTACACCTATCAAGACGACGTGCCCCCTGAGACTATGGCCCGCGTCTGCATGGAGAATTACGATCCAGAATTCTCGACCACTGCTAAGGAAGGGGATATCCTGGTAAGCGGTTTCAACTTCGGCTGTGGCAGCTCTCGAGAGCAAGCTGCCACTGCTAtcttggcgaagaagattcCTTTGGTTGTATCAGGCAGCTTTGGAAACATTTTCTCCCGTAACAGTATTAACAATGCTCTGATGGGCCTCGAGGTCCCACGGCTGGTCAACCGCCTTCGTGAGACATTTGGATCTGGCGACAAGGTTCTCACTCGCCGTACTGGCTGGACTCTGACCTGGGACGTGCGGAAGAGCCAGAtcgaggttcaggaaggccCGGGCGGACCCAAGTGGACGCACAAGGTTGGAGAGCTACCACCAAACGTCCAGGAGATCATTGCCAAGGGCGGTTTGGAGAAATGGGTTAAGAACGCCATTGGTGCTTGA
- a CDS encoding putative amino acid transporter (transcript_id=CADANIAT00007291) — MSRITFNAPESRSENGARDSLELASLASSSPESALDLSRSSSPSGISSSRKLSLEDEDPLSNSNPHMTHLSSRPRPDRSYSISSAFDFGRNLFPLSQTADGYAPLGAPTQIDGDGGGIDGSLERNKTLTYINGLSLVVGLVIGSGIFSSPSQVNANVGSPGGALIAWLVAGLLAWTGAASYAELGGAIPLNGGAQAYLSKIFGELAGFLFTWCAVLVLKPGSAAIISIIFGEYVVRAILGAEVEQISPWINKGVAFGGLLVVICLNCLSTRLAARIGDLFMIFKFVALIGVAIIGIIVAATGLSAKGQANQEWKISWFEGTNMDISGWAMALYAGLWAFDGWDNTNYVTGEFKNPNRDLPRVIHTAMPLVIVSYLLANVSYFFVLPHSTIEATNTIAVQFGDKVFGSIGALIFALIVSASCFGALNATVFTSGRLVYAAGKEGYLPTLFGNLWTQGSSSSMNRLQRQSWMSKLVRRVFGNGTWIGYTPINAMALNGILTLLYVIVGEFGTLVTFYGVAGYTFYFLTVLGLIVLRVREPQLERPYKTWISTPIIFCCVSLFLLSRAVISEPLQTLIVVAFIVAGVPVYIWRIYKRDGKKAFQGWSLWHSR, encoded by the exons ATGTCCCGAATAACCTTTAATGCTCCCGAATCGAGATCTGAAAATGGCGCTAGAGACTCGCTAGAACTCGCGTCTTtggcctcgtcctctcccGAATCCGCCCTCGACCTCTCTCGCTCATCTTCCCCCTCAGGCATTTCGTCCTCGCGCAAGCTATCGCTAGAGGATGAGGACCCCCTTTCGAACTCCAATCCACATATGACCCACTTGTCGTCACGACCGCGACCTGATCGGTCATACTCTATCTCTTCCGCATTCGATTTTGGGAGGAATCTGTTTCCTCTGTCCCAGACTGCCGATGGCTACGCTCCCTTGGGGGCTCCAACTCAAATcgatggagatggcggtgGTATTGATGGTTCGTTAGAGCGGAATAAGACGTTGACTTATATCAATGGATTGTCCCTGGTAGTGGGACTGGTGATCGGCTCGGGAATCTTCTCATCACCTAGCCAAGTCAACGCTAATGTGGGATCACCTGGTGGTGCACTGATTGCCTGGCTCGTTGCCGGATTATTAGCTTGGACCGGAGCAGCAAGTTATGCTGAGCTGGGAGGCGCAATCCCTCTAAATGGTGGTGCCCAGGCTTATCTGTCTAAAATATTCGGAGAATTGGCGGGATTCCTCTTTACGTGGTGCGCTGTCTTAGTGCTCAAGCCTGGCAGTGCAGCCATTATCTCGATCATCTTCGGAGAATATGTGGTTCGAGCTATATTAGGTGCCGAAGTCGAACAGATCAGCCCTTGGATCAACAAAGGCGTTGCCTTTGGTGGACTTCTTGTTGTCATTTGTCTCAACTGTCTCTCTACTCGGTTAGCTGCTCGGATTGGAGATTTATTCATGATATTCAAATTTGTCGCATTGATCGGTGTCGCCATTATTGGGATTATTGTTGCCGCCACTGGCCTGTCAGCGAAGGGGCAGGCCAATCAGGAATGGAAAATCAGCTGGTTCGAGGGCACGAACATGGATATTTCAGGTTGGGCTATGGCATTGTATGCAGGTCTGTGGGCATTCGATGGCTGGGACAAT ACAAACTACGTGACGGGCGAATTTAAAAACCCAAATCGAGACCTCCCGCGTGTGATTCATACTGCAATGCCCCTTGTTATTGTTTCTTATCTCTTGGCCAATGTCTCCTACTTCTTCGTCCTGCCGCATTCCACCATTGAAGCTACCAACACCATTGCCGTCCAGTTCGGTGACAAGGTATTTGGCAGTATAGGTGCCTTGATTTTTGCGCTTATCGTTTCTGCAAGCTGTTTCGGTGCTTTGAATGCGACTGTTTTCACGAGCGGACGCCTAGTCTACGCAGCTGGTAAGGAAGGCTATCTTCCAACACTGTTCGGCAACCTTTGGACGCAAGGCTCGTCCAGCAGCATGAACCGGCTTCAACGCCAGTCGTGGATGAGCAAGTTAGTCCGTCGGGTCTTTGGCAATGGGACATGGATTGGCTACACACCCATTAATGCGATGGCGCTGAATGGCATCCTTACTTTGCTATATGTCATCGTTGGCGAGTTCGGCACCCTTGTCACCTTCTACGGCGTTGCAGGATACACGTTCTACTTTCTCACCGTGCTGGGTCTCATCGTGCTTCGCGTTCGGGAACCGCAGCTAGAGCGGCCCTATAAGACCTGGATTTCGACGCCAATTATATTCTGCTGTGTCAGTCTTTTCTTGCTCAGTCGTGCCGTCATCTCCGAACCACTACAAACTCTCATTGTAGTAGCATTCATTGTCGCTGGGGTCCCCGTTTATATCTGGCGCATTTACAAGCGGGACGGTAAGAAGGCGTTTCAAGGATGGAGCCTTTGGCATTCACGATGA